The Vulcanimicrobium alpinum sequence CACCTGTGAAGGTTGCGGTGATGGGCTGTGTCGTGAACGGCCCCGGCGAGTCTAAAATGGCGGATGTCGGGATCGCCGGAGGCAAGGGCAAAGGGGCCATCTACCGCAAAGGCGAGCTCGTCGGAACCTTCCCGGAGAACGAATTACTGGGTCAACTGCGTTTGGAGATCGAGAAGGTCATCGCCGACCAGTACCCCGACTACCTCCACGAGACCAACCGTGAGCCGACACCTGCCTGATTTTCGACTCCTGCTCGCAACGGCCGTGACCGCTCTGGTCGCGTCGCTGTCGCTTGCGCTGTCGACCCCGGCGACGATCAGCGTCGACGGGCAGCGGCTGGCCTCAGATGTTCCGCCGGTGACGACGCCCGGCGGGACGTATCTCCCCTTGCGCACCGTGGCCGATGCCGCCGGGGCGCAGACGTCGTTCGACGAGCACAGCGGTGCGATCACCGTCCGCCGCGGGACCGACGTGCTGCGGATGCGCGCCGGCACGACGAAGGCGACGCTGAACGGCCGCTCCGTCGAGTTGGCGCACGCGCCGTTCACGGTGCGCGGCCGCGCGATGGTCTCGGGCGCGACGATCGCCGCGACGTTCGGTTCGACGGTGCGTTTCGATGCGAAGCATCAGCGCGTCGTCGTGCGTACGCCGGGCGTGGTCGTCGCCGGCGCGGCTGACGACGAACCGTAACCGCTAGCCCGCCACCAGCATGCCGTCGCGCAGCGTCGGCGCGATCGCGATCGTGTCGAGCGCGGCGCAGCGCGTGATGTCGCCCGCGAAGCCCTGATTCGCAAGGGCCTGCGCGTGATCGGCGCTGGCAACCGCGTCGGCAAGCCGCGCGGCGACCGAACGAAAGAGCAGCGCCGACGCGCGCGCACCGTCACGCAGTTCGATGTCGCCGATCAGCGTCAGCAGCAGATCGACGAGCGCGCCGGCGCCGATCGCGTCTTCGAGCGCGAACCCGCGCGGCTCGCCGGCGCAGACGATCGCGATGTCGCCGCTCTCGGCGGCGAGCGCGTCGGCGACGGCGGTACGGTTCACCAGCGCCGCGGTGCGCACCGACGCCGCGCCGCTCACCGCGCGCAGCGCGCGCGTCCCGTTGGTCGTCGTCATCACCAGCGTCTTCCCATCGACGAGCGACGGCGGAAACGACGCCGGCGAGTTGTCCGCGTCGAAGCCGGGGATGCGCACCGAGTTGCGCTCGCCGCACAGCAGCACGCGATCGCGGCCGAGGCGGTTGCCGATCGTCACCGCGTCTTCAGGTTCGGAGACGGGGATCACGCCGGCGGCGCCGTTCGCCAGCGCCGTCGCGATCGTGGAGGTCGCGCGCAGGACGTCGACCACCGCGACGTGCTTCTCCCGCAGCGCGTCCGCCGAAAACGG is a genomic window containing:
- a CDS encoding copper amine oxidase N-terminal domain-containing protein, with protein sequence MTALVASLSLALSTPATISVDGQRLASDVPPVTTPGGTYLPLRTVADAAGAQTSFDEHSGAITVRRGTDVLRMRAGTTKATLNGRSVELAHAPFTVRGRAMVSGATIAATFGSTVRFDAKHQRVVVRTPGVVVAGAADDEP
- a CDS encoding 2-phosphosulfolactate phosphatase; protein product: MTRAIDVLLAPPFSADALREKHVAVVDVLRATSTIATALANGAAGVIPVSEPEDAVTIGNRLGRDRVLLCGERNSVRIPGFDADNSPASFPPSLVDGKTLVMTTTNGTRALRAVSGAASVRTAALVNRTAVADALAAESGDIAIVCAGEPRGFALEDAIGAGALVDLLLTLIGDIELRDGARASALLFRSVAARLADAVASADHAQALANQGFAGDITRCAALDTIAIAPTLRDGMLVAG